The following proteins are co-located in the Sphaeramia orbicularis chromosome 24, fSphaOr1.1, whole genome shotgun sequence genome:
- the gtf2a1 gene encoding transcription initiation factor IIA subunit 1: MASSANSNPVPKLYKSVIEDVINEVRELFLDEGVDEQVLLELKTLWENKLLQSKAVEGFHTEEQAALQAAQQQQQQQQQVQQVQQVQQVTQPAQAQQVILPPPQQQAPQQQVIVQDSKILQHMSATGMSAAATAAALALPTGVTPYQQLITSQGQILQVVRAANGAQFIIQQPQQQILLQQQMQPGGVQAPVIQQVLTPLQGGLPQQTGVIIQPQQIVLGSGNKVQGNTQVMQAAAMAPQPGQAAAQVQQVQQAQGAAAPQVTTQPQAQQQAQAQPQPQAQQPPMMLQVDGAGDTSSEEDEDEEEEYDEDDEEEKDKDGGEDGQVEEEPLNSGDDVSDEEDQELFDTENVVVCQYDKIHRSKNKWKFHLKDGIMNLNGRDYVFSKAIGDAEW; this comes from the exons ATGGCGAGCTCGGCTAACTCGAACCCAGTG cCTAAACTATACAAGTCTGTCATTGAAGATGTGATCAATGAAGTGCGAGAGCTGTTCCTGGACGAGGGAGTCGATGAGCAAGTGCTTCTGGAGCTGAAGACG CTATGGGAGAACAAACTGTTGCAGTCCAAAGCAGTGGAGGGCTTCCACACCGAGGAGCAGGCAGCTCTGCAGGCCGctcagcaacagcaacaacagcagcagcaagttCAGCAGGTCCAACAAGTGCAGCAGGTGACTCAGCCAGCGCAGGCTCAGCAGGTCATCCTCCCTCCACCGCAGCAGCAAG CTCCCCAGCAGCAAGTTATTGTTCAGGATTCCAAGATTCTACAGCATATGAGTGCAACAGGGATG AGTGCAGCAGCTACCGCAGCAGCCCTTGCTTTGCCCACAGGGGTCACCCCGTACCAACAGCTCATCACCAGCCAag GCCAGATCCTGCAGGTAGTCCGTGCTGCTAATGGGGCTCAGTTTATCATCCAGCAGCCCCAGCAGCAGATCCTTCTGCAGCAGCAGATGCAGCCAGGTGGTGTCCAGGCCCCAGTCATCCAACAG GTTTTGACTCCTCTCCAGGGAGGCCTTCCTCAGCAGACAGGAGTTATCATCCAACCACAGCAGATTGTCTTAGGTTCAGGAAACAAAGTTCAAGGCAATACACAG GTGATGCAGGCAGCAGCCATGGCACCACAGCCTGGTCAGGCAGCAGCTCAGGTCCAGCAGGTCCAGCAGGCCCAGGGTGCAGCTGCACCACAGGTCACCACCCAGCCCCAGGCCCAGCAGCAGGCCCAGGCCCAACCCCAACCTCAGGCCCAGCAGCCTCCCATGATGCTGCAGGTGGATGGAGCCGGAGACACTTCCTCagaggaagatgaggatgaggaagaagagtatgatgaagacgatgaggaGGAGAAAGACAAGGATGGGGGAGAAGATGGGCAGGTGGAGGAG GAGCCTCTGAACAGCGGGGATGATGTCAGCGATGAGGAGGACCAGGAGCTGTTTGATACAGAGAATGTAGTGGTCTGCCAGTATGACAAG ATTCACAGAAGTAAGAACAAATGGAAATTCCACCTGAAGGACGGGATCATGAATCTGAACGGGAGAGACTATGTCTTCTCCAAAGCCATTGGGGATGCTGAGTGGTGA